The following are encoded in a window of Rhodothermales bacterium genomic DNA:
- a CDS encoding dipeptidase yields MNPRSFFAGLFVAALLVVAVRPALAQTVDVSAMSEDQLRAHATAIHARVLTLDTHDDIESNFATAEVDPGVRGPRQVDLPKMRDGKLDVGTFIVYVGQTERTPANYDKAKADAMTKFDAIHRMAEQMYPAEIEIAYTADDVERIHKSGKLVAVIAIENGYVIGQDLSLVEKYQQLGARYMTLTHNGHNDIGDSANPRANLGDDGDEHSGLSAFGEEVVREMNRVGIMVDISHTSKKSSLHAARVSRAPIIASHSSVKALCNVPRNMDDETMLALKATGGVMNIVALDSFLKQDSPEKTRAIDDLRAEYGLTGFGGLQGLSDEQRAGYRQKLAAVEKQHPGPTMQDFVDHIDYAVKLIGIDHVGISSDFDGGGGITGWLDASETPNVTLELVRRGYSEEAIGKLWSGNLLRVWREVERVAGEM; encoded by the coding sequence ATGAACCCGCGTTCCTTCTTCGCCGGCCTCTTCGTCGCCGCGCTCCTTGTTGTCGCCGTCCGCCCGGCACTCGCCCAGACGGTCGACGTCAGCGCCATGAGCGAGGACCAGCTCCGCGCCCACGCCACTGCCATCCACGCGCGCGTGCTCACGCTGGACACCCACGACGACATCGAGTCGAATTTCGCGACGGCCGAGGTCGACCCCGGCGTCCGCGGGCCGCGGCAGGTCGATCTCCCCAAGATGCGCGACGGCAAGCTGGATGTCGGCACCTTCATCGTCTACGTGGGCCAGACGGAGCGCACGCCGGCGAACTACGACAAGGCGAAGGCCGACGCCATGACCAAGTTCGATGCGATCCACCGCATGGCCGAGCAGATGTACCCGGCTGAAATCGAAATCGCCTACACGGCGGACGATGTCGAGCGCATCCACAAAAGCGGCAAGTTGGTGGCTGTGATCGCTATCGAAAACGGCTACGTGATCGGGCAGGACCTCTCGCTGGTCGAGAAGTACCAGCAGCTCGGCGCCCGGTACATGACGCTCACGCACAACGGGCACAACGACATCGGCGACTCCGCCAACCCCCGGGCCAACCTCGGCGACGATGGTGATGAACACAGCGGGCTTTCGGCCTTCGGCGAGGAGGTCGTGCGCGAAATGAACCGGGTGGGCATCATGGTGGACATCTCCCACACCTCCAAGAAGTCGTCCCTCCACGCCGCCCGCGTCTCCCGTGCCCCCATCATCGCCTCACACTCCAGCGTAAAAGCCCTCTGCAACGTCCCCCGCAACATGGACGACGAAACGATGCTGGCCCTCAAAGCCACCGGCGGGGTGATGAACATCGTCGCGCTCGATTCCTTCCTGAAGCAAGATTCGCCGGAAAAGACCAGGGCGATCGATGACCTCCGCGCCGAGTACGGCCTGACGGGTTTCGGGGGACTACAGGGCCTTAGCGACGAGCAGCGCGCCGGCTACCGGCAGAAGCTGGCCGCCGTCGAAAAACAGCACCCGGGGCCGACCATGCAGGACTTCGTCGACCACATCGACTACGCCGTGAAGCTGATCGGCATCGACCATGTCGGCATCAGCTCCGACTTCGACGGCGGCGGCGGCATCACCGGCTGGCTGGACGCCTCCGAGACCCCGAACGTCACCCTCGAACTCGTCCGCCGCGGCTACTCCGAAGAAGCGATCGGGAAACTGTGGAGCGGGAATCTGCTGCGGGTCTGGCGCGAGGTCGAGCGGGTGGCGGGGGAGATGTGA
- a CDS encoding response regulator — MTTESLPRVLVVDDYPLHQELMRHLMRILGYSAEIARSGEEALRAVSKEGFCIILIDIAMPGMDGLETARRIRAITGYEEPWMIAASAMTWTNAFNECLAAGMNDFILKPITLDDLRRTLARYTDEMANA; from the coding sequence TCCTTACCTCGCGTACTCGTCGTCGACGACTACCCCCTCCATCAGGAGCTCATGCGGCATTTGATGCGGATACTCGGCTACAGCGCCGAAATCGCCCGCTCCGGCGAGGAGGCGCTGAGGGCGGTATCGAAAGAAGGCTTTTGTATCATCCTGATCGATATCGCCATGCCCGGCATGGACGGCCTCGAAACCGCCCGCCGCATCCGCGCGATCACCGGCTACGAAGAGCCCTGGATGATCGCCGCCAGCGCGATGACGTGGACGAATGCCTTCAACGAGTGCCTCGCCGCCGGCATGAACGACTTCATCCTCAAGCCGATTACCCTGGACGACCTCCGCCGCACCCTGGCCCGCTACACCGACGAAATGGCGAATGCGTGA